The sequence ACAATCTCAGCTAGCACTTCCGCTGCCTTGGTGGCACGCACCAGCCTTGTCCGCAAGAATGCCTTTGGCGTTTCATCTTCACCTGTCTTTGGTAAGTATACTCGAAAATTTCTTTTGATCAGTAAAGTCTTCCCTGTGATTCATTTTTTAGTTGAATTTAGTTTTGTTACAGATGTCAGTTCATCTCTAATTTTAATCTTAAGAGTAAAGAAATGTTTTTAATTCAAAAAAGTGcttacagaaaaaatatgcaTAGATGTCAGAAGTAAATAACAATGCATGATAGTTTGCTGTAAAGAGTGCCTAGGTCTGTGTACACCATGGTTACACTTATGGGAACTACTCATATATGAGGAGCCAGTTATTATCAGGAAAAACAATAAACCCTTGGATCGTCTCCATGCATGTAAATCCATAAGCCAGTTTAACTATGGTCCGGACAAGGAGTGTGAGTGTTGTTAGTGTAACATGATTTAGAGTATGAGTTTCACATGGAGTTGAACAATGTTTGTGTGGCTGTGTTCGTTTCAGGATTGCCTGCAATGTCCGGAAGAGGACGTTTGACCTGCTCCGCGGAGAAGAAGTCATCAAGCAGTGAAAGCATCGTTGGCATGAGTGCATCACTAATGGCAGCAGCATCGAGCATGATGATGTCAAACCCAGCTTTGGCTTTAGTTGATGAAAGATTGAGCGGAGAAGGAACTGGACTTCCTTTTGGTTTGAGCAACAACCTTCTAGGATGGATTCTTTTGGGTGTTTTTGCTCTCATCTGGGCTAACTACTTTGTTTACACCGCTACCCTAGAAGAGGATGAAGAGTCTGGTTTATCTCTCTAAATTGCTGCAATGTGTAATCTTCAATTAGAATTAATGATGAAGAACAGAAAACTTATTTAAGTTATTGGTTGGTTGTTTATATATAGACATGCTTGTTTGTTCTGGTTAAAAACCATTCTTAATGTGGTGTATGTAGTTTATGAACCTACTTATATTGTGAGCATTGTTTTCTAGTTTCCTCCTCTATTTCCCCCGGTCTCGTCTAAATCTGTCTCATCGGAGTCATCAGGCATACTGGTACAATATGTCATTTCTATAAATCATGTCAATCAGATATTGATGTCGTCCTCCAAGCCAGACGCTTAGAAACAATTACATGATGTTCTCTAAATGATTAATTAAGAGGACTGTGATCTCAAATGGTGGAGAGCTCATGGCTTCCAGCTACTAAGTATCAGCCAAAACATTAATGTTTTTCTAATTTGGTTAGACTTTTTAGTAATAAAATTCATTACAAGCTTAGTATCACAATCTAACCGGTATGCTTGAAACCAGTTCGCTGCCCAGCTTGATAGGATAGCTTGGCTTTGTCCTTGGTCAAGGTCTGTAGTAATGAGGTAGTGTGCTTAGTTCCGACTTGCAATGCCATAATCTTAGCAGTTCCACTCCAGGGGACGTTAATTTTTATAATGGTgagattgatttcctttcttaggctaacccctatggtcttctaatctagcagctagattggccatccacgttagCTAGGGCAATCTCTTAAGTTCTATGATATTGCTACTCTAGCAGTTAGATTAGCAGTCCATGTTATCCGGGATCACTGTccagcgctgtttggttcagcgttttaaatttcagccgtcagatcaaattttatggtttttgtgatccgtgtgatttttgtgagcgctgaaccattcagcgttgggACCACTTTtagcgctgaatcattcagcgctttaaatttcagccatcatatcaaattttatgatttttgtgatccgtgtgatttttgtgatttttttgagcgttgaaccattcacctttgggaccactttttgagcgctgaatcattcagcgtttcaatctcgttgctagttgaactgcgagcacttgttaggagagagaagtagacaGAAGTAGTAttaacttttttccaacacttttttcttgatttgcaacattttttgaccaatctagcccataggggttagccttagaGATGTGAATATGTTCTCAACTCCATGGAACAAACTCTTGCACCAAAAAAGAAAACACCCAGCGACATAGGCCAAAGCCTGGCTCAACCGCGTACCGGTTACAGATCAACGAAGAAATGCATAGTTTTTTACTCCACTACCGTCTGTTTTCTCCATTGTGtgtgtttttcttttatcaattTGAACCGTTAACCTCACACCTAAGTAAATAATCCGTGACATGCCATGGACGCAGTCACACATTAGAGACTTGAACTCCCGGCGACTGAGATAACGGTCAACGGGCCTCAAAGCCAGAGGCATCCAACAGAACCACCCCATGAGTGAAAGGGTTGCACGAAGCAAAGAAAGAGGAGTGTGAAAGGGAGATCTGATGAGACAACCCCATGAGTCATAGGGCCATAACCATACACGCATCGCATATGATTTGGCTGTTTTCTCCTGACATTTACTCTTTTTTCTAAAACAAAATGATACACTTTGAATTCTCCAAATTCTTAAACAAATCAAATGGAACAGAGAAAACCAGAATCAAACTTAGGGATCGTTTCTTATTTTAAGTAAagtgatgattcttcttcttcaaccctTTTTGATGGACTTGTTTCCTTTACTTTGTTTATCACGTCttccttctccttcatcttccCCCTTTCACTACTCTTTACTCTTTCCCTCTCAATTAGGGTTCGGGATAGGGTTTAATCTGTAAAGGGCCAAATGGATTTCAACGAATTAGAAGCAATAGAAGGATTAAGATGGTCTTGGAATTCATGGCCAGCATCAAAATCAGAAGTATCAGCACTGGTAATTCCTTTAAGTATATTATATACTCCACTGATGAAATATACTGATCTCCCTTTACTTTCTTATGATCCATTAATTTGTAATCGATGCGGTGCTGTATTAAATCCTTATGCTCGTGTTGATTATCAATCTAGAATTTGGGTTTGTCCGTTTTGTTATCAgagaaatccatttcctatagGTTATGCTGGAATTGGTGAAAATAATATACCTGCTGAACTTTTCCCTACTTATACTACTGTTGAATACCAACAACAAGGAAGAAAAACCTCAAATGTGAGTTCAGTTGTTAATTCGAGTCCGAGTTGGGGCAGAACAAATTCGTTCCAATCTGTAGTTTCTTCTCCAATGACGtctactttttcttcttcctcttcgttGAATTGTTTGGATGTAAAGGGAAATGGTCCTGGGATTGTGTTTGCCGTTGATACTTGTTCACCTGAAGATGAATTACAAGCACTTAAAAATGAATTATTACTTGTTATTGCACAATTACCGGAGAACACGCTTGTTGGGTTGGTGACATTTGGTTCGATGGTGGCTGTTCATGACTTGGGGTTTATGGAGTGTTCTAAGGTTGTTCTTTTCCACGGTGAACGTGCACTCTCGTCGGATCAGGTACTCTCTTTTGTTACGTAATCCTATATTTTACTCTTTTTTTATAAGTTGAACTAGAGTTGTAGTGATAGATGAAGAGTGGAAATTGGCTGTGAGTTCAGTTAAGTGATGTTCAACTGGTAGCTCTGAACTTGTTCCAGAAAATGTTACATATATGATTTAGAACAACTAGTTCCTCACAGTCAAATGTCGATACAATATGAAGTCTTTCAGGTTTGGCACATCTGAAAGTACCAAATTTGTTTTCACCAGACACACCAATAATTTGTTCACCGGAGGTGCTGTATGAGTAGTGATATCCTCCTATTCATTTTTGAGACCTTCAATTTGATATTTGGCTTACTGTATAGTCTATGTGCATTGGGATAGCAGAGGGTAGCCTACACATGCAGGAAATAGATACATATGGAAGttgggaagtgaagaaggtagCCAAGTGCTTTGATGGTAATTTCAGGTCTATAAAACGAAGAGCACAATGAAATGTCAGTTGAATTGATTATACCCCGAAAAACTGAACACGCTTGATAAAATGACCAATTGACTCCACCTAATCTCTGTATCCAGTGCATCCATTGGCTGAAATACCGAGTTGTTTTCCTAGGCACATAATCAAGTGTTTAATTTTGCTTCTGGAGATAATAGGTGTCTTTATGCATCGACAGCTAACTTACCCTTTTTGTAACCAATCATTCTTGTCCCACTTAGATGTTCGGATTATATAATTTGGTTTCTCTATAAATGGCTTAAAATATGTGACAGTTAAGAAACCTGTGTTGTTTCCCACCTTACAGGTCCAGGAGTTTTTGGGTATTTGTCGGCCAAAGCACCACATACATGGGAAGACATCAGTTATGCATAAGCAGGGTTTTCTACTTCCAATATCTGAGTGTGAATTTAACATTACAACCGCAACCGAAGAGATTCGATCATCATTTCAGTCCGTGTCTGGTCAGCGCCCTCAAAGGTCCACAGGAGTTGCTATATCAATTTCCATTGGACTTCTAGAAGGATGCATCACAAATACAGGATCTCGCATCATGGTTTTCACATCTGGTCCTGCAACCATGGGACCGGGGATAGTTGTGGATACGGATCGAAGTAAATCCATTAGGACCCACCGTGATCTAATTAGTGGCCAAGCTCCACATTACGGCAAGTCGTGCAACTTCTACAAGCAATTGGCAGTGAGATTATGTGAAGCGTCCATTGTTCTTGATTTGTTTGCTTGTTCTCTAGATCAGGTTGGTGTGGCCGAGCTTAAAGTGACAATAGAGAACTCTGGTGGCTTCTTGATGCTTGGGGAATCATTTGAGTCCGACCAGTTCAGAAAATGTTTAAGGCACATTTTTGAACAAGACGCTGATGGCAATCTAAAGATGTACTTTGATGCAACAGTTGAGATAGTGATGACAAAGGAGGTACAGATATGTGGGGCATTTGGCCCTTGTGTATCTCTGAAGAGAAAGAGTAGTTCAGTCAGTGAGAATGAAATGGGTCAGGGTGGTACCTGCTGTTGGAAGTTGTGTACACTCACAAATAAGACATGTATAGCTTTCTTATTTGAATTGGGTAATGAACAGAGCATTCAACCAGGGTCTGCATTTCTTGTACAGCTCATTACACGGTATAGATATGGGAGTGGTGGAATTCGGCAAAGGGTGACAACTGCCGCAAGAAGATGGGTTGGACCACGTTCCCAGGAAATTCCTGCTGGATTTGATCAAGAAGCCGCTGCATCTGTCATGGCCAGACTTGCTATCCACCGAGCTGAACGGTGTTTTGCGAGAGATGTCATCAGATGGGTAGATAATATGCTGATCAAGTTTGCTTCTAAATTTGGTGATTACGTGCCGGAAGATCCATCTTCTTTTCGTCTCGCGCCGAATTTCTCCCTTTTCCCACAGTTCATGTATTATTTGAGGAGGTCGCAGTTCATCGACGTTTTTAATAGCAGTCCTGATGAGACTGCATTCTTTCGCTTGATGCTGAATCAAGAAGGGGTAGCTGGTTCTCTGATCATGATTCAACCTACCCTTTTTCAGTATTCATTCGACGGTCCTCCCGTTCCTGTTCTTCTCGACATTAGCTCTATCTCTCCAGATGTTATTTTGCTGTTCGATTCTTACTTTTGTGTGGTGATTCACTATGGATCTAAAATTGCACAGTGGAAGAAGCTAGGATATGATAAGGATCCAAATCATGAGAGCTTTCGGAAGCTTCTAGAGGCCCCAGAGATAGATGCTGAACAACTGGTGGCCGAACGAGTTCCATTGCCGAAGCTTGTGAAATGTGATCAGCACGGTAGCCAAGCAAGATTTCTGCTAGCTAAGCTAAACCCATCTATTACTCAGAATTCAACTCATACAGAAGGGTCTGAAATTATATTCACGGATGATGTGAGTTTACAAACATTTATAGAGCATTTGCAAGAATTAGCAGTACAGGGCTAAAGGGTTGTTTGTATTGTACAAAGGGTTGTTCTTCAAATTTTTCCATTCCCTCCGTGAGATTGCTGTACAATTATTTCTGAGAGCGAAGGTATGGAATATCTGCTTTTCCGAAACTAGTATGTTCTCTAATTTATTTGCAGGGTTTTGGTTATGATGTTCATTCGATTCATTCAATTTCAGTCTActacttttcttttcttcatttgtgatttatcattaggcgttttgctttatttttatttttattttgcctTACTCATCTTTACAAAAACTGAGTTGTTTAGGCTAGATTCACACAATTAGAAGTTGGTACCATGTATAGATGAGCCAAATTATTGGATAACTGAGTTGTTGATATAGATCTATTCTGGATACATTAAAAGTAAGGCGAGTGAAAATGTGTCAAGTTCTTAAATTTTTAAGTATCACAAAAACAGTACATTATTAGTGGCCATTTTCAGATTTTTAAGAGTGAGCCGCAGAGGGTAGTCAAATACGTAGGCCAATTATATGAATGAGTTTTACTATGAATTCACATGAGAACTTATATCAGCTCACTTGTAAATAGTTTGTTATACAGCAGGGACGACTTAGTCTTCCTTATTACTCTTCATGATGTTGGACGATGATAGAAATGATCGTCATCAGTAATTAACCCTAACTGTTTAAGGTGGTGATGAGTGTCTGGTGGATGATCATCATGTTTAGGTCGTTCAGGCTGTATCCAGCGTCCGTCGTGATTTCTGATCATCCCTTTATTCTCGTCTTGTCTCCAGAAGGGCGGAACTAGGTAATGATCCTTCAAGAAATCAGAAGCCTTGTTCACCAATGCCGGATCTCTTCCACTTGATAGTACAAATTTATGCCCCTTTCCATGGTACCTAAACATTTACCACAATTGAAAACATGAGAAATTGTAATGTTCTTTGTAGCACTGTTGCTGTGACATCCAAACAGAACTAAATCCTGAGAGATTGCGACCGCCAGCACGTTAGGTGATCTATTGCGGAAAAGGATGCTGCAGTAAGCGATTACGACAACAAACAGCGCCTTAAATGCATGACAAATGCAACATACCAACCAGCACATAGTTTCATGGGTTTCCCTTTTATATTTTGAAAGACAGTTGGAAATTTTTGTACACACTATGGACCGCCTTAAACAATAGTTATCATCAACAGGCAATAATGGGATGGGATTGTAACTCTGGGAACTTGCATGGAATCTAAACGCAAACCAAGGCTGAATCAATATTTGCAGAATAGCGATAATATTAGACTACGAAGACCAACTCCAAAATTGCTATTGACCTGTGGTGACCTTGTAAAGATATAAGCAGGCTCCTTGACCTATTCTACTTGGCGTCACTAATAACCAGCCAAAAAAACcagttaaaaataaattttgcaaaAATGCAATTGGGCACGTACAATATTATACGACCGGGTCAAGAAAGCTACTTTATCACCTTACAAGAACATTGGAACCACGACTAACAAGTGAAAGGTGCAAGGTCAACGACTTAACGTCCATTTTGAACGCTAAGCACTTGGGATATTTTTAGCATTTTCTATTGTTTGGTACGGTACCtctcatgaaaaataaaaaaacgaaaaaaactaTTCTTCTTGAAAGTGATATGCAGAGATCTTATCAAACAGTAGAATTGAtctatcaaaatcataaaacatctGCTTTCAAGAAAATTAGATTTAAAAAATTCATAAAATATATTTTATGTTACTTCAAGGTCCCCAACACTGTCTGTGAGTTGTCTTGTTCACTAAGAATTGTTATTTATGTGTATGACTCGAGGTTTTCGTCGATTTTCAATGTTTTTTTTGCTATGGTACAGTAAGGATACAGATTCGATAGGATCTAAGTTAAGATTATCATGTGATGCATTATGTATAAACCAACGAGTCATCATATAATAATGCAACCTAAAGACCATGAGCCATTCCCGCAATCTTaaatacaaacaatcaagattttTTCTAAAATGCCATCAAGcaaaaggagagaagaagagaaagactACTTACCCATCGAGTAGATGCAAATGAGCCTCGAGATTGTGTGCATTACCAGGGTCATTTGTGTCCTTTAAAAAGGGCGAGTTCCTATGGTCAAGAGCCAACTCGACTCCCACGTGCGAATAACTCCAAGGAGTAACTTCCGACATCTTCTGCAGGACAGCTGGCACGTGCTCATTGAAAAATATACCGGGTACTTTCGGCACGGTGTCGTGGACATTCACAACCCTCAACACCTTCACACCAAGACCTTCCAACCTGTTCTTAAACCTCGCGTTTCCGACACGAGGACCCGAGAATGAGAAAACGGATACCGGTACAGCATTCCCATCATCTGCCACATTTATACCCGTTTCGGCTATATCATAAGCACTCAATATTGCTAAAGCACTACCCAGACTATGACCGGTCATTGTTATGCTCAGTTCCTCACCGGAATATTTATGTATTAACCGTCGAATTTCCGTCAAAATCTGTTCCCTCGCTGAATATTTCCCGAATCTGCAACTTTCGTCATCCTTATTCGTATAGAGATCCAAAAACCCTGATTCGACTTTAACAGATGGATCGGAACATGGAATCTTATCGGCTGATACGGGTTTCAAGTAATCCATCAAATCGGCAACCCATTCTAGATGTGTCACCGTACCTCTCCAAGCTACCGTGATATCTCTGCGCCCTAACATTTTGGACGTTTCATCATTTGATACCGATACGTACCCAATCCAATTTGCATTCCGACTCCATACTTTAGACCATCTGGATTTCTTGAAAAAATTTGGAAGATTAATGTGGGAAGTTGCGTAAAGATATCGAGATACGTCGTAGCCAAAATCTTGCATTCCTAGTGACGGAAAGAAATTTTTGGGAATATATTTACAACTTCCACAGTGTTTAGAAAACTGGTCATGATCAAATGCATCGTAACAAGCTTGTGCCATATCTCCGTATCTTATAAGTTGGGTACGTAGAATTGGATCAATCGGATCTAATAAACCTGCCCAATCATCTTCACCGTGGATTTCACGCCATGTTTCAGCGAATCTCGAGCTGGGTTGTTCTTGGGCTTGTTCTTGTTCTTCATCTTGATCGTCTTCTTTTAATATGTTGTCTTGCTTCTCTAAAGCTGTAATAATGGAGGAAAGAGCACGATCATCTGTTGTCACTTTTACGGGTCGTATCAATCTCGAAGATGATGATAACGGACATGGGCAGGATCGTTGGGATAAAAATAGTGCCGATGTAAGGGATTTTACCGATGAGTTGGTTTGCAGTAACAACGGATGGTGCCCGTGTCTAGACGGAAAGACGACTATCTTGTTGAGCGAGAAAGCCATGAAATAGGTTTGAGATATCTTGATATACAAAGATGTGAAACTGTAGATTAATATTTATGGAAAAGTGGGAGACTTGGGGGATGGGGATGAAGAAAGGATGAAGAAATGAAGGTGATGAATGATTATTAAATGAAAACAATGACTAGTACATATAGCTTACTGGTCACCAACATGATGTAAAGAATTGATATAAAAACAGAATTAGAGCTTTGGACAATATTTAAAGTTTTGAATACTTTTAATAGTGTGAATAAGCTGCATAATAATGTATGTTGTCATATTTGGGTTTAGTTTTACTTCAAACGAAACAAATGATAACTTTGTATATTACATATGCTTGtgtattatataatatttggagCGGCGTCCATTTGATCAATCGCAGTGCTCCTTCTGGCCAATCGTGGATATCATTGTGCGGGGACTGGTGGGAAACTAAGATTATAGCGCGCGGCaaggtgtttttttttcttctgtttcttttatatttaaatttaaaAAGAAGTATACAGAGGAATTTAGCCAGACCCATCATTGGTGATAGGCTAACTcatgctcaaaaaaaaa is a genomic window of Papaver somniferum cultivar HN1 unplaced genomic scaffold, ASM357369v1 unplaced-scaffold_148, whole genome shotgun sequence containing:
- the LOC113335462 gene encoding photosystem II reaction center W protein, chloroplastic-like, translated to MATISASTSAALVARTSLVRKNAFGVSSSPVFGLPAMSGRGRLTCSAEKKSSSSESIVGMSASLMAAASSMMMSNPALALVDERLSGEGTGLPFGLSNNLLGWILLGVFALIWANYFVYTATLEEDEESGLSL
- the LOC113335427 gene encoding protein transport protein SEC23-like translates to MDFNELEAIEGLRWSWNSWPASKSEVSALVIPLSILYTPLMKYTDLPLLSYDPLICNRCGAVLNPYARVDYQSRIWVCPFCYQRNPFPIGYAGIGENNIPAELFPTYTTVEYQQQGRKTSNVSSVVNSSPSWGRTNSFQSVVSSPMTSTFSSSSSLNCLDVKGNGPGIVFAVDTCSPEDELQALKNELLLVIAQLPENTLVGLVTFGSMVAVHDLGFMECSKVVLFHGERALSSDQVQEFLGICRPKHHIHGKTSVMHKQGFLLPISECEFNITTATEEIRSSFQSVSGQRPQRSTGVAISISIGLLEGCITNTGSRIMVFTSGPATMGPGIVVDTDRSKSIRTHRDLISGQAPHYGKSCNFYKQLAVRLCEASIVLDLFACSLDQVGVAELKVTIENSGGFLMLGESFESDQFRKCLRHIFEQDADGNLKMYFDATVEIVMTKEVQICGAFGPCVSLKRKSSSVSENEMGQGGTCCWKLCTLTNKTCIAFLFELGNEQSIQPGSAFLVQLITRYRYGSGGIRQRVTTAARRWVGPRSQEIPAGFDQEAAASVMARLAIHRAERCFARDVIRWVDNMLIKFASKFGDYVPEDPSSFRLAPNFSLFPQFMYYLRRSQFIDVFNSSPDETAFFRLMLNQEGVAGSLIMIQPTLFQYSFDGPPVPVLLDISSISPDVILLFDSYFCVVIHYGSKIAQWKKLGYDKDPNHESFRKLLEAPEIDAEQLVAERVPLPKLVKCDQHGSQARFLLAKLNPSITQNSTHTEGSEIIFTDDVSLQTFIEHLQELAVQG
- the LOC113335428 gene encoding phospholipase A1-Igamma1, chloroplastic-like — protein: MAFSLNKIVVFPSRHGHHPLLLQTNSSVKSLTSALFLSQRSCPCPLSSSSRLIRPVKVTTDDRALSSIITALEKQDNILKEDDQDEEQEQAQEQPSSRFAETWREIHGEDDWAGLLDPIDPILRTQLIRYGDMAQACYDAFDHDQFSKHCGSCKYIPKNFFPSLGMQDFGYDVSRYLYATSHINLPNFFKKSRWSKVWSRNANWIGYVSVSNDETSKMLGRRDITVAWRGTVTHLEWVADLMDYLKPVSADKIPCSDPSVKVESGFLDLYTNKDDESCRFGKYSAREQILTEIRRLIHKYSGEELSITMTGHSLGSALAILSAYDIAETGINVADDGNAVPVSVFSFSGPRVGNARFKNRLEGLGVKVLRVVNVHDTVPKVPGIFFNEHVPAVLQKMSEVTPWSYSHVGVELALDHRNSPFLKDTNDPGNAHNLEAHLHLLDGYHGKGHKFVLSSGRDPALVNKASDFLKDHYLVPPFWRQDENKGMIRNHDGRWIQPERPKHDDHPPDTHHHLKQLGLITDDDHFYHRPTS